The following are encoded together in the Weissella soli genome:
- a CDS encoding MFS transporter, with protein MDANVRKDEFVKLSLRERISYGFGDFAQNLVFGTVGGYLLFYMTNIDGISAASGALIFMIVRSINVVWDPYVGAAVDKNNPRAGKYRPYLVYFGIPLTILSAMLFFPTANFTANGKFIYALISYLATALIYSFVNVPYGSINASLTRDGESIAELTSTRMILANTANLLVYTFFPMFVQLAVGGPMTDTGFFGLKMPLGDYGKPSAQGDWFLVYGIYMVLGFAALMLSYFGTHERVLPDENQKVAKITDLFIELKSNKALQLLGGFFLVAFTFMFFGNTVWPYFMQSSIGHQEWMTSIGLIGSIPGIFLVALWPRLRGVLGKKNFFLAFLGIFILGQLVLWFWSHGHQDQIMYGYIGRFLQQWGLTSATGFMWSLVPEIVTYSEYVSGKRAAGIINAIMGLCFKVGLALGGIIPALILSAYGFKDSEHVGTNGLTGIEVSFIWIPIVLAIVAALLIVLYPLDDDDVTAMNRELSEN; from the coding sequence ATGGACGCAAATGTTCGAAAGGATGAGTTTGTGAAGTTATCACTTCGCGAACGCATCTCATACGGATTCGGTGACTTTGCCCAAAACCTGGTTTTCGGTACGGTTGGCGGATACTTGCTGTTTTATATGACTAACATCGATGGTATCTCAGCTGCTTCAGGCGCCCTAATTTTCATGATTGTGCGTTCTATCAATGTTGTTTGGGATCCATATGTTGGTGCCGCTGTTGATAAGAATAATCCACGTGCAGGTAAGTATCGACCTTACCTGGTATACTTTGGCATTCCCCTGACAATTTTGTCAGCGATGTTATTTTTCCCAACTGCAAATTTTACAGCCAATGGAAAATTCATCTATGCTTTAATTTCGTACTTGGCAACAGCTTTGATTTACTCTTTCGTGAATGTACCTTATGGTTCAATTAATGCTTCATTGACACGTGATGGTGAATCGATTGCAGAGTTGACATCGACGCGAATGATTTTGGCCAATACGGCTAATTTGTTGGTGTATACCTTTTTCCCAATGTTTGTCCAATTAGCTGTTGGTGGACCAATGACTGACACTGGATTCTTTGGCTTGAAAATGCCTTTAGGTGACTATGGTAAGCCATCTGCTCAAGGTGACTGGTTCTTAGTCTATGGTATCTATATGGTGTTGGGATTTGCAGCTCTAATGCTTTCCTACTTTGGAACTCATGAACGAGTCTTGCCTGATGAAAATCAAAAAGTAGCCAAGATCACTGATTTGTTCATTGAACTGAAATCAAACAAAGCTTTGCAATTGTTAGGGGGCTTCTTCTTAGTTGCCTTTACCTTTATGTTCTTTGGTAATACTGTTTGGCCATACTTCATGCAGTCATCAATCGGGCATCAAGAGTGGATGACTTCAATTGGTTTGATTGGTTCAATTCCAGGTATTTTCCTGGTTGCATTGTGGCCAAGATTACGGGGAGTGTTAGGTAAGAAAAACTTCTTCCTAGCGTTCTTAGGCATATTCATCCTAGGTCAGTTGGTATTGTGGTTCTGGTCGCATGGACATCAGGATCAGATCATGTATGGTTATATTGGCCGTTTCTTACAACAATGGGGCTTAACTTCAGCGACTGGCTTCATGTGGTCGCTGGTTCCCGAAATTGTGACGTACTCGGAGTACGTTTCTGGTAAGCGTGCGGCTGGTATTATTAATGCTATCATGGGGTTGTGTTTTAAGGTTGGATTAGCACTTGGTGGAATCATTCCAGCATTGATCTTATCAGCATATGGTTTCAAAGATTCAGAACATGTTGGGACAAATGGATTGACTGGTATTGAAGTATCATTCATCTGGATTCCAATCGTTTTGGCCATCGTTGCAGCGTTGCTCATTGTACTTTATCCACTTGATGATGATGATGTGACAGCAATGAACCGCGAATTATCAGAAAATTAA